CTTTGCTGAAAGATAAAGAAAACCCTAAACCTTTGATTTTTTATAATTATATAGATACTACCTTTAAACTCCCGGAAGATAAAGGGGCAGCTACCAATGCCTTAGAACATGTTTGGGGATATTTTAAAGATAAAGCTACTGTTAAAGAAAAGGAAAATTTTTTTCTATTACTTAATGGATATAGCACCGGTAAAATAGCTTTAAAAAAGGTTAAAAACTATTTATTGAGCCTTTCAAAAAAATATAAAGAGGATTACTTACTCCAATCCTATTACTATATTTATTAAAAAATTAAGCCAAGGATTTTACCTTGACTTAATTTTTATTTATCTGGCATTTTACTATTTTAACTCTGGCCAGAATCCTCTATTGGCTTCTAATAGTTCATCTAAAATTTGTTTAGCTACAGTAGCACTTGGTACAGTTTTAGAAAGGGTAATAGCCTGCCATAATTTGTGATAAGATTTTTCTATCCAAGCATCAACAACTAACTTCTCAACTGCCACTTGCTGTTCCATAAGTCCCTTTTGGAATCTAGGAATTTCACCAATTACTAAAGGTCGAGGGCCACTTTTTTCAACGATACAAGGAATTTCTACCATTGCTGTGGGATCGAAGTTGATAATAGCACCATTGTTAGGGACAATCAACAACATCTTTTCCTTTGTGTTATAAGCTATTGCAGTGGCAAGGTCTACAATGTAGGAAGCGTGTTCATCGATTTCTACATGGATTCCTTCCGTTGAACCTTGTTCAATAACTTTTCTGCAGGTATCAAAAACATACTTTTCCCTGCCATCCATTACTTCGTTTGCTCTGGTGTATTCTTTGTTTGAATGTTCCACTACATAATCAGGGAATAAATAATACTTTAAGTAGGTGTTTGGCAAGGTATCAGGATCAGTTTTATAAACATCCCGGGCCTTTAAGAAAGTATCATTCCAACTAGTATCGATATGTTGGCTATCTCCACCTTCAACGACATAGCCATATTTTTCCACATGTTCCTTTAGTCTCGGCATTAAATCATTTCCTTCTTTATCTTTTACTTCAGTCCACCAGCCGAAATGGTTTAATCCGTAATACATAATATCTAACTCTTTTCTCGATTTCAAACCTAAGATTTTAGCCATTCTAGTTTCGATACCTATTGGCATATCACAGATATTTAATACCTTTGAGTTTGGTCTTAGTCTTCTTGTCGCTTCTGCAACGATAGCTGCTGGGTTAGAATAGTTCAATAACCAGGCATTAGGAGAATATTTTTCCATATAGTCAATTAGTTCAATAACAGGACCGATGGAACGCATACCATAGGCAATTCCTCCGGGACCACAGGTTTCTTGGCCTACTACTCCATATTTTAAAGGAATCTTTTCATCTAATTCCCTCATAGCATATTTGCCAACTCTGATATGGGCCATTACAAAATCTACATCGGTGAATGCCTCTTCAGGGTCGGTGGTGTAAGAAAATTGGATTTCCCCTTTATTTTCCTTAATTAAAATTTCGCTGGCTTTAGCAATAATTTCCTGTCTTTCTTGATCGTTATCATAAAGTTTAAGTTTCCGGATTGGAAAACGATCATAATTGGCTAACAGCATCATAATGATGCCAGGAGTAAAGGTACTACCACCACCTGCGATAACTACTGAAAATTTTTTCATAATATCTTCCTCCTAAGTTTTAATAAATTGTTTTCAGGGGGCAAAGCCCCCTGTATATTAGCTATTTAAGTAACCCTTCAAAATGTTCTCTAACTTGAGAAACAGAAAGGCCAACAATTACTTGAATGTTGTTTTCTTTTTTTACTAAACCATGGGTACCGATACTTAAGAAATATTTGTCATCTTTGACCAGGGATTGATCTTTAACGGTAACCCTTAACCTTGTGGCACAACTAGTTACATCTAAGATGTTATCTTTACCACCTAATCCTTCTAAAATATCCCTTGCTTTGTCACTAAAAGAACTCTTCTTTGCCTGTTGATAATCTTTTTTTGTATAAAGTTTACTTTCTTCATCGTCATTTTGGCGACCAGGTAGAGGGATATTAAATCTAAGGATTAAGTATCTAAATAGGAAGAAATAGATTACTGTAAAAATTAAACCTATTACTATTTGAATAAGATAAGTTGGCCAGTGGTTATTAAATAGAGGTATCCAGTTCATGAAAGCAAATTCTATTAAACCTCCACCAAAATTACCTACAACTCCAAAAGCGTACATAGTTGCCGCCATAGTAGC
This window of the Anaerobranca californiensis DSM 14826 genome carries:
- a CDS encoding 6-phospho-alpha-glucosidase; this encodes MKKFSVVIAGGGSTFTPGIIMMLLANYDRFPIRKLKLYDNDQERQEIIAKASEILIKENKGEIQFSYTTDPEEAFTDVDFVMAHIRVGKYAMRELDEKIPLKYGVVGQETCGPGGIAYGMRSIGPVIELIDYMEKYSPNAWLLNYSNPAAIVAEATRRLRPNSKVLNICDMPIGIETRMAKILGLKSRKELDIMYYGLNHFGWWTEVKDKEGNDLMPRLKEHVEKYGYVVEGGDSQHIDTSWNDTFLKARDVYKTDPDTLPNTYLKYYLFPDYVVEHSNKEYTRANEVMDGREKYVFDTCRKVIEQGSTEGIHVEIDEHASYIVDLATAIAYNTKEKMLLIVPNNGAIINFDPTAMVEIPCIVEKSGPRPLVIGEIPRFQKGLMEQQVAVEKLVVDAWIEKSYHKLWQAITLSKTVPSATVAKQILDELLEANRGFWPELK